In Blastopirellula sediminis, the following proteins share a genomic window:
- a CDS encoding twin-arginine translocation signal domain-containing protein translates to MPGRPAHSSRRRFLKTSVAAAAVAATPLILSADDKSGSKAKRVGAGEHTYECQHYWGELPKTVQWGATHGVTIDREGLIYIKHQNGGSQPMDAIVVFDPTGKAVRSFGKEYHGGGHGIDIREEGGEEFLYLSDVKHCQVIKTDLKGDVVWKKDFPQEPGVYKDGAGYRPTNVAFAPDGGLYIGDGYGSHYIHQYDKDAKWVRTWGGAGSEPGKMKTPHGMWFDDRPGRTPSLAVADRANARLQYFTPTGEHLGFVNDLLFPADIDIQGEVMLVPDLHARITLLDKDNNVITHLGDDAEWRAAVLGDGMKMRRERDRWLDGKFIHPHDACFDKDGNIYVTEWVEGGRVTFLKKLA, encoded by the coding sequence ATGCCTGGTCGTCCCGCGCATTCGTCCCGTCGTCGTTTTCTGAAGACTTCGGTCGCCGCTGCGGCAGTCGCCGCGACTCCACTGATCCTAAGTGCCGACGACAAGTCTGGCAGCAAAGCGAAACGCGTTGGCGCCGGCGAGCACACCTATGAGTGCCAACATTACTGGGGCGAACTCCCCAAAACCGTCCAGTGGGGCGCGACCCACGGCGTCACCATCGACCGCGAAGGCTTGATCTACATCAAACATCAGAACGGCGGCAGCCAGCCGATGGATGCGATCGTCGTCTTTGATCCCACTGGCAAAGCGGTCCGCTCGTTCGGCAAAGAGTATCACGGCGGCGGTCACGGCATCGACATTCGCGAAGAAGGAGGCGAGGAGTTTCTCTATCTGTCGGATGTGAAACATTGCCAGGTAATCAAGACCGACCTGAAGGGAGATGTCGTCTGGAAGAAGGACTTCCCCCAAGAGCCCGGCGTCTACAAAGATGGCGCCGGCTATCGCCCGACCAACGTCGCGTTCGCGCCGGACGGCGGCCTTTACATCGGCGACGGCTACGGCTCGCACTACATCCATCAATATGACAAAGACGCCAAGTGGGTTCGGACTTGGGGCGGCGCCGGCAGCGAACCTGGCAAGATGAAGACGCCGCACGGGATGTGGTTCGACGATCGTCCCGGCCGCACGCCGTCGTTGGCGGTGGCCGATCGGGCCAACGCGCGGCTGCAATATTTCACGCCGACCGGCGAACATCTCGGCTTTGTGAACGACCTCCTCTTCCCAGCCGATATCGACATCCAAGGGGAAGTGATGCTCGTGCCTGATCTGCACGCGCGGATCACGCTGCTCGACAAAGATAACAACGTGATCACGCATCTCGGCGACGACGCCGAGTGGCGAGCCGCAGTACTCGGCGACGGCATGAAGATGCGCCGAGAGCGCGATCGCTGGCTCGACGGCAAGTTCATCCACCCCCACGACGCTTGCTTCGACAAAGATGGCAACATCTATGTGACCGAATGGGTCGAAGGAGGACGCGTCACCTTCTTGAAGAAGTTGGCGTAG
- a CDS encoding aldo/keto reductase, giving the protein MKTRPLGQSGIEASVVAFGAWAIGGWTWGGADEKESIAAIHAFLDAGGNLIDTAPVYGFGASEEVVGKAIADRRDKVVLATKCSMRWDLSDEQVKRAKKRFSTTRQNVDWSGEKTEESFDVYIYSGRDGIRQEVERSLKRLQTDVIDLYQTHWQLDATPIEERMGALEELKKEGKIRAIGVSNATPEQMDEYRKYGQLDSDQEKYSMLDRGMESTNLAKCASDNIAFLAYSPLAQGLLTGKITPEREYAEGDQRLFKERFKPDNVRQVLAMLEPMQAIAARHQISLSQLTMAWTLAQRGCSHVLCGARTPQQAIDNAGAGSVELSGEELAAITAAVTSYRGV; this is encoded by the coding sequence ATGAAAACCCGCCCTCTCGGACAATCTGGAATTGAAGCCTCCGTCGTCGCTTTTGGAGCGTGGGCCATCGGCGGTTGGACTTGGGGGGGCGCGGATGAGAAGGAGTCGATCGCTGCGATTCATGCGTTTCTCGACGCCGGGGGTAATTTGATTGATACGGCGCCGGTCTATGGGTTTGGCGCCAGTGAAGAAGTGGTTGGCAAAGCGATCGCCGATCGACGTGACAAAGTGGTGCTGGCGACCAAGTGCTCGATGCGGTGGGATCTGAGCGACGAGCAAGTGAAGCGAGCGAAGAAGCGGTTTTCGACCACGCGGCAAAACGTCGACTGGAGCGGCGAGAAGACGGAGGAGAGTTTCGACGTCTACATCTACAGCGGCCGCGACGGGATTCGCCAGGAAGTGGAGCGGAGCCTGAAGCGTTTGCAAACCGACGTGATCGATCTCTATCAAACGCATTGGCAGTTGGATGCGACGCCGATAGAAGAGCGGATGGGTGCGCTCGAAGAACTGAAGAAAGAAGGAAAGATCCGTGCGATCGGCGTATCGAATGCGACGCCGGAGCAGATGGACGAGTATCGCAAATACGGCCAGCTCGACTCGGACCAGGAAAAATACTCGATGCTCGATCGCGGCATGGAGTCGACGAACCTGGCCAAGTGCGCGAGCGACAACATTGCGTTTCTCGCCTACAGCCCGCTTGCGCAAGGTCTGCTCACCGGCAAGATTACGCCGGAGCGCGAGTACGCTGAAGGAGATCAGCGGCTATTCAAAGAGCGATTCAAGCCGGACAACGTTCGCCAGGTGCTCGCCATGCTCGAGCCGATGCAGGCGATCGCTGCGCGTCACCAGATCAGCTTGTCGCAGTTGACGATGGCCTGGACGCTGGCGCAGCGCGGTTGTTCGCACGTCCTCTGCGGCGCTCGAACTCCGCAGCAAGCGATCGATAACGCCGGAGCGGGGAGCGTCGAACTGAGCGGCGAAGAACTGGCCGCAATCACCGCGGCCGTGACCAGCTATCGCGGCGTGTAG
- a CDS encoding MFS transporter, with amino-acid sequence MSSAPAEKIENASRGSLAVVFLTVFIDLLGFGIVLPLLPIYADQFGVDEHGITLGLLMASFSAMQFLFAPFWGRLSDRIGRRPVIMIGLLGSVIFYAIFGIATEIECVWLLFVARIGAGIAGATISTAQAYIADTTSLENRPKGMALIGMAFGLGFTFGPLVGFLAVPTGEGDPGGWPGYVAAILSAGALALAWFKLPESLPKESAANREHTHRGFSLASLGSALKTKSIGGLLIAFFVCVFSFANFETTLGLMISGSHLENSKFHFSFGQVCLTFAFIGFTLAIVQGGIVRRLAGRISEGSLAAGGGIAQIVGFLMIAGAAHSGSTGLLFGALAIVVSGFAFVTPSLNSLLSRRTDPEKQGGILGMAQSVNSMARIVGSGLGIPLLKISLTLPAYVAAGLMGVGVLLVILAARSGKDYVAEAETEVA; translated from the coding sequence ATGAGTTCTGCACCTGCCGAGAAAATCGAAAACGCCAGCCGCGGCTCGTTGGCGGTCGTCTTTCTGACGGTCTTCATCGACTTGCTGGGGTTCGGGATCGTCCTGCCGCTGTTGCCAATTTATGCGGACCAGTTCGGCGTCGACGAACATGGAATCACGCTCGGCCTGTTGATGGCCAGCTTCTCGGCGATGCAATTTCTCTTTGCGCCTTTCTGGGGTCGCTTGTCCGATCGAATTGGACGTCGCCCGGTGATCATGATCGGGCTATTGGGAAGCGTGATCTTTTACGCGATCTTCGGCATTGCCACAGAAATCGAATGCGTCTGGCTGTTGTTCGTCGCCCGCATCGGCGCCGGCATCGCCGGGGCGACGATTTCGACCGCTCAGGCCTACATCGCCGATACGACCAGTCTCGAGAATCGCCCGAAAGGGATGGCGCTGATCGGGATGGCGTTTGGTCTTGGCTTTACCTTTGGTCCGCTCGTCGGCTTTTTGGCCGTTCCGACCGGCGAAGGCGATCCCGGTGGTTGGCCTGGTTACGTCGCTGCGATTTTGTCGGCCGGAGCTTTGGCGCTCGCCTGGTTCAAACTGCCGGAGTCGCTGCCGAAAGAGTCGGCCGCCAATCGAGAACATACGCATCGCGGGTTTTCCCTCGCTTCGCTTGGTTCGGCGCTGAAGACCAAATCGATCGGCGGGCTCTTGATCGCCTTCTTCGTCTGCGTCTTTTCGTTCGCCAATTTTGAAACGACGCTCGGGCTGATGATTTCGGGAAGCCACTTAGAAAACAGCAAGTTCCATTTTTCGTTTGGACAGGTCTGTTTGACGTTCGCGTTTATTGGTTTCACGCTCGCCATCGTGCAAGGAGGTATCGTACGCCGATTGGCAGGACGTATTTCGGAAGGCTCACTGGCGGCCGGCGGCGGCATCGCCCAGATCGTCGGATTTCTGATGATCGCGGGCGCCGCCCACTCTGGCTCGACCGGCTTGCTCTTTGGAGCGCTGGCGATCGTCGTGAGCGGCTTCGCCTTCGTCACGCCGTCGCTCAACTCGCTGCTGTCGCGGCGAACCGATCCAGAGAAACAAGGGGGCATCCTGGGCATGGCGCAAAGCGTCAACTCGATGGCCCGCATCGTCGGATCGGGCTTGGGGATTCCGCTTTTAAAGATCTCGCTGACGCTGCCCGCTTATGTCGCCGCCGGACTGATGGGCGTCGGCGTGCTGTTGGTGATCCTCGCCGCCCGCAGCGGCAAGGACTACGTCGCGGAAGCGGAAACCGAAGTGGCGTAA
- a CDS encoding mannose-1-phosphate guanylyltransferase → MLHAVIMAGGAGTRFWPASRADRPKQLLDLTGDGTMIQATAARLGDLVDNDRILVVTNERLVEPIQVQFPALPAAAIVGEPCKRDTAPCIGLAAMLVSRDDPEAIMVVMPSDHVISPESAFQSAVRYGAGLVAAAEDRIVTFGIQPKYAAETFGYIERGESISDHAAAPPTYQVARFREKPKGDVAREYFESGRFYWNSGIFIWKAKTILDALRRYEPAMYAHLEAINAAWGTPTQAKTLATEFAAIQGKSIDYAVMEHHKDVVVIEAPFLWDDVGNWQSLERLNESDANGNTVLANHLGIDTQDCIIKADDDHLIVTLGMSGVIVVHTRDATLVADKQREEDIREVVKKLQANGWDAHL, encoded by the coding sequence ATGTTACACGCGGTGATCATGGCCGGCGGAGCCGGAACTCGTTTTTGGCCTGCCAGTCGCGCCGACCGACCGAAACAGCTGTTGGATTTGACCGGCGACGGCACCATGATCCAGGCGACCGCCGCGCGGCTGGGAGATCTGGTCGACAACGACCGCATTCTGGTGGTGACAAACGAGCGCCTGGTCGAGCCGATCCAAGTGCAGTTTCCGGCATTGCCGGCCGCCGCAATCGTGGGTGAGCCGTGCAAACGCGACACCGCGCCATGCATCGGTTTGGCGGCGATGCTCGTTTCGCGCGACGATCCTGAAGCGATCATGGTGGTGATGCCGTCCGACCATGTGATCTCGCCTGAGTCGGCGTTTCAGTCGGCGGTTCGGTATGGCGCAGGTTTGGTCGCCGCCGCGGAAGATCGAATCGTCACCTTCGGCATTCAGCCGAAGTATGCGGCCGAGACCTTCGGCTATATCGAACGAGGCGAATCGATCAGCGACCACGCAGCGGCGCCGCCGACCTACCAGGTTGCGCGGTTCCGCGAAAAGCCGAAAGGGGACGTCGCCCGAGAGTACTTCGAGTCGGGACGTTTCTATTGGAACAGCGGCATCTTCATTTGGAAGGCGAAGACGATCCTTGATGCGCTTCGCCGCTATGAGCCGGCGATGTACGCTCACCTGGAAGCGATCAACGCCGCGTGGGGAACTCCGACGCAAGCCAAAACGTTGGCGACCGAATTCGCTGCGATTCAGGGGAAGTCGATCGACTACGCGGTGATGGAGCATCATAAAGACGTCGTCGTGATCGAAGCGCCGTTCTTGTGGGATGACGTCGGCAACTGGCAAAGCCTGGAGCGATTGAACGAATCGGACGCCAACGGCAACACGGTGCTGGCCAACCATTTGGGAATCGACACCCAAGATTGCATCATCAAAGCGGACGACGATCACTTAATTGTGACGCTCGGCATGAGCGGCGTGATCGTCGTGCATACGCGCGATGCGACGCTGGTCGCGGATAAACAGCGAGAAGAAGACATTCGCGAAGTGGTCAAGAAGCTGCAAGCGAACGGCTGGGACGCTCATCTATGA
- a CDS encoding cysteine desulfurase-like protein: MPPEFVARCREQFPALRRLMHGREIVYFDGPAGTQVPQSVADAVSDYLLRHNANTHGAFATSRETDALMDDAHAAVADLLGANYSDLIAFGANMTSLTFALSRALARTWEPGDEVIVSHLDHDANFSPWVLAAQDAGAIVKEIGVNVEDCTLDMDDFRSKLSSKTKLVAVGCASNAVGSINPVAEITRLAHEVGALVFLDAVHYSPHAPIDVSDWGCDFLACSAYKFFGPHVGILYGKRMLMETLRPYKLRPAPENLPGRWMTGTQNFEGIAGVVAAIEYISQIAGGSGTRRDQLQASYAKIVAYEQTLSAQMLNGLAAIPEVKVYGITDTKRLGERLPTFSIRHQALPPKRLAQYLGEQGVFAWHGNYYALPLTEVLGLEPEGAVRLGMVHYNTPDEVTRVLDLLRELK, from the coding sequence ATGCCTCCTGAATTCGTCGCGCGCTGCCGCGAGCAATTTCCGGCTCTCCGTCGCCTGATGCATGGCCGCGAAATTGTCTACTTTGATGGTCCCGCCGGGACCCAGGTTCCGCAAAGCGTCGCCGATGCGGTCAGCGATTACTTACTGCGACACAACGCGAACACGCATGGCGCCTTCGCGACCAGTCGCGAGACCGACGCGCTGATGGATGATGCGCATGCCGCCGTCGCCGATCTGCTGGGCGCCAACTATTCGGACTTGATCGCCTTTGGCGCCAACATGACCAGTTTGACGTTCGCCCTGTCGCGGGCTTTGGCTCGTACGTGGGAGCCCGGCGATGAAGTGATCGTCTCTCACTTGGATCATGACGCCAACTTCAGTCCGTGGGTCCTTGCGGCGCAAGACGCTGGGGCGATCGTCAAAGAGATCGGCGTCAACGTCGAGGACTGCACGCTCGACATGGACGACTTCCGGAGCAAGCTGTCGAGCAAGACGAAGCTGGTCGCCGTCGGCTGTGCGTCGAACGCCGTCGGCTCGATCAATCCGGTGGCCGAGATCACGCGACTGGCGCATGAGGTCGGGGCGCTCGTCTTTTTGGACGCGGTGCACTACTCGCCCCACGCGCCGATCGACGTCTCCGATTGGGGCTGCGATTTCCTCGCTTGTTCGGCCTACAAGTTCTTTGGTCCGCACGTCGGCATTTTGTACGGCAAGCGGATGCTGATGGAGACGCTGCGGCCGTACAAGTTACGCCCGGCGCCGGAGAATCTGCCTGGTCGCTGGATGACCGGCACGCAAAACTTTGAAGGGATCGCCGGCGTCGTCGCTGCGATTGAGTACATCTCGCAAATCGCCGGCGGCAGCGGAACCCGCCGCGATCAACTGCAAGCGAGCTACGCCAAGATCGTCGCGTACGAGCAAACGCTGAGCGCGCAGATGCTCAACGGTTTGGCGGCGATTCCCGAAGTGAAGGTATACGGCATCACCGATACGAAGCGGCTCGGCGAGCGTCTGCCGACATTTTCGATTCGGCATCAGGCGCTGCCGCCGAAGCGACTGGCGCAATATCTCGGCGAGCAGGGAGTCTTCGCGTGGCATGGCAACTACTACGCGTTGCCGCTGACCGAAGTGCTTGGGCTGGAGCCGGAAGGCGCCGTGCGACTCGGCATGGTTCATTACAACACGCCGGACGAAGTCACGCGGGTGTTGGATCTGTTGCGGGAGCTGAAGTAG
- a CDS encoding phenylacetate--CoA ligase family protein encodes MTTYTSAQRDELRRLNASQLAAHQLAKFNALVEEILPHNAFYAEKLGSLHRPLTSLDEIAGLPFTFKDELVGKVESGDLAANRTYPLEHYVRFHRTSGTRGRPMVVLDTATDWKWWLDGWQFVLDAAELGPEDRCFLAFSFGPFVGFWSAFDAVAARGCLAIPSGGLSTSARLELIRQNRATALFCTPTYALHLAEVAHQQKLDIADTNVHRIILAGEPGGSIPSVRQKIESAWNAKVIDHTGATEIGPWGFSDDKQRGVYVNEAFFLPEFISVETGRAAGEQELSELVITTLGRFGAPVIRYRTGDLVRPSWNHNGPCNFVLLEGGVLGRADDMLIIRGVNVFPSSVEQIVRGFPEVVEFRMTAFKQGQMDQLSVEIEDRLNRPERVAKELQIRLGLRIEVTSVEIGSLPRFEGKGRRFVDQRNAS; translated from the coding sequence ATGACTACCTATACCTCTGCCCAGCGAGACGAACTTCGCCGTCTCAATGCGTCGCAACTCGCCGCTCACCAGTTAGCGAAATTTAACGCGCTGGTCGAAGAAATCCTGCCTCACAACGCGTTTTACGCCGAGAAGCTGGGATCGCTTCACCGTCCGCTGACGTCGCTCGACGAGATCGCCGGCTTGCCGTTCACGTTCAAAGACGAGCTGGTGGGCAAGGTCGAAAGCGGCGATCTGGCCGCCAACCGGACCTATCCGCTGGAGCATTACGTCCGCTTTCACCGTACCAGCGGCACGCGAGGGCGTCCGATGGTGGTGCTCGACACGGCGACCGACTGGAAGTGGTGGCTCGACGGCTGGCAATTCGTGCTCGACGCGGCCGAACTTGGTCCCGAGGATCGCTGCTTCTTGGCCTTCAGCTTCGGGCCGTTCGTGGGGTTCTGGAGCGCCTTTGACGCGGTAGCGGCTCGCGGCTGTTTGGCGATTCCGAGCGGCGGCCTCAGTACGTCGGCTCGCTTGGAACTGATTCGGCAGAACCGCGCGACGGCGCTCTTTTGTACGCCAACGTACGCTCTGCATCTGGCCGAAGTCGCTCATCAGCAAAAGCTGGATATCGCCGACACAAATGTCCATCGAATTATTTTGGCCGGCGAGCCTGGCGGTTCGATCCCCAGCGTCCGGCAAAAGATTGAGTCGGCCTGGAACGCCAAGGTGATTGATCATACCGGCGCCACGGAGATCGGCCCGTGGGGCTTTTCGGACGACAAGCAGCGCGGCGTCTACGTCAACGAAGCCTTCTTCCTGCCGGAGTTCATCTCGGTCGAAACGGGACGTGCGGCTGGGGAACAAGAACTGTCGGAGCTGGTCATCACTACGCTTGGTCGTTTCGGCGCCCCGGTGATTCGTTACCGGACCGGCGATCTGGTTCGGCCCAGTTGGAATCATAACGGGCCGTGCAACTTCGTGTTGCTTGAAGGAGGCGTGCTGGGACGCGCGGACGACATGCTGATCATCCGCGGCGTGAACGTCTTCCCGTCGTCGGTCGAACAGATCGTGCGCGGCTTCCCCGAAGTGGTCGAGTTCCGGATGACCGCCTTCAAGCAAGGACAGATGGATCAACTGTCGGTCGAGATCGAAGATCGTCTCAATCGGCCCGAACGCGTTGCGAAAGAGTTGCAAATCCGTCTCGGTCTGCGGATCGAGGTTACTTCAGTCGAGATCGGCTCGCTTCCTCGGTTCGAGGGGAAGGGGCGCCGCTTTGTGGATCAACGAAATGCCTCCTGA
- the ruvX gene encoding Holliday junction resolvase RuvX — protein sequence MSAGGPPELPEVGRIAGIDFGTVRIGIAITDPQRILASPLENYNRRSPKLDRQYFEQLAREERIVLFVVGVPVHMSGAESGKSGEARKFGKWLGELTGIPVIYYDERFTTSIAKDMLAGLGITKQKKKAMIDKLAAQILLTAYLENPARADAGLEALDD from the coding sequence ATGAGCGCAGGCGGTCCCCCTGAACTTCCGGAAGTCGGCCGTATCGCCGGGATCGATTTCGGCACGGTGCGCATCGGCATCGCGATTACCGATCCCCAGCGGATCTTGGCGAGCCCGCTGGAAAACTACAATCGCCGTTCGCCGAAGCTCGATCGGCAATACTTTGAACAACTGGCCCGCGAAGAGCGGATCGTGCTATTCGTCGTCGGCGTGCCGGTCCACATGAGCGGCGCCGAAAGCGGCAAGTCAGGCGAAGCTCGCAAGTTCGGCAAGTGGCTCGGCGAGCTAACCGGTATCCCGGTCATCTACTACGACGAACGCTTCACGACCAGCATCGCGAAAGACATGCTGGCCGGCCTCGGAATCACCAAGCAAAAGAAGAAGGCGATGATCGACAAACTGGCGGCGCAGATCTTGCTGACCGCCTATCTGGAAAACCCCGCTCGCGCCGACGCAGGACTGGAAGCGCTCGACGACTAG
- the corA gene encoding magnesium/cobalt transporter CorA, with the protein MFRKRHPQVGAAPGTLVIPEDAPPPRIRQILYSVDGMHVDRRIDDLDDLEEAPGSGVSWVDVQGFGDERLLVELAEIYGLHPLLLEDVVNVPQRSKVELHDDNLLIVLRMVKVGDDAEITIEQVGIVLGEDYVLTFQEKYGDVFDPIRKRITAGHRRFKEKQADYLAYAIADSIIDHYYPALEVLGERLEDLEEEAVATPTTTVLQKIHHMKNRLLNLRRALWPQREALHSMVWEPNTLVGEEVRLHLRDTYDHCVQTTEVIEMYRDMISGMLNTYLSSMANRTNEIMRVLTIVSTIFIPMSFLAGVYGMNFKDMPELKWPWGYPMFWMIVTFLAIGMLFFFGHKGWLHPQDHKQDEPE; encoded by the coding sequence ATGTTCCGAAAACGTCATCCTCAGGTCGGCGCCGCCCCCGGAACATTGGTCATTCCCGAGGACGCGCCGCCCCCGCGAATCCGCCAGATCCTCTATTCCGTCGACGGGATGCACGTCGACCGAAGGATCGACGATCTCGACGATCTGGAGGAAGCTCCCGGATCGGGGGTCTCGTGGGTCGACGTCCAAGGTTTTGGCGACGAACGGCTGCTGGTCGAACTGGCCGAAATCTATGGGCTCCACCCTCTGCTGCTGGAAGACGTGGTCAATGTTCCGCAGCGGTCCAAGGTGGAACTGCACGATGATAATCTCCTAATCGTGCTGCGAATGGTCAAAGTTGGCGACGATGCGGAAATTACGATCGAGCAGGTGGGGATCGTGCTGGGAGAGGACTACGTCCTGACCTTCCAGGAGAAATACGGCGACGTCTTTGATCCGATCCGCAAGCGGATTACCGCGGGACATCGCCGCTTCAAAGAGAAGCAGGCCGACTACCTGGCCTACGCGATCGCCGACTCAATCATCGACCATTATTACCCGGCCCTCGAAGTGCTCGGCGAACGACTGGAAGACCTGGAAGAGGAAGCGGTCGCCACTCCCACGACCACCGTTTTGCAAAAGATTCATCATATGAAGAATCGCTTGCTGAACCTGCGTCGCGCCCTTTGGCCGCAGCGCGAGGCGCTTCATTCGATGGTCTGGGAGCCGAACACGCTGGTCGGCGAAGAGGTGCGATTACACCTCCGTGATACCTACGACCACTGCGTGCAAACGACCGAAGTGATCGAAATGTACCGCGACATGATCAGCGGCATGCTCAATACCTATCTCTCGTCGATGGCCAACCGCACCAACGAGATCATGCGCGTGCTGACGATCGTTTCAACCATCTTCATCCCGATGTCGTTTCTGGCCGGCGTTTACGGCATGAACTTTAAGGACATGCCGGAACTTAAATGGCCGTGGGGATACCCCATGTTTTGGATGATCGTGACCTTCCTGGCGATCGGCATGCTCTTCTTTTTCGGCCACAAGGGATGGCTCCATCCGCAGGACCACAAGCAAGACGAACCGGAATAA
- a CDS encoding DUF971 domain-containing protein yields the protein MSAFPQQLKLLDDGRLWIEWSDGAQLVYPVRMLRDQSPDALTMEKARLEAEKPANVLPILRPEELAPLRITGMNPIGRYAYQIKFSDGHDSGIYTYEYLYALGTPA from the coding sequence ATGTCCGCATTTCCGCAGCAGTTAAAGCTTTTAGACGACGGGCGACTGTGGATCGAGTGGTCCGATGGCGCCCAGCTGGTCTATCCGGTGCGGATGCTTCGCGATCAGAGTCCTGATGCGCTGACGATGGAGAAGGCCCGTTTGGAAGCGGAGAAACCAGCGAATGTGCTGCCGATCCTGCGTCCCGAAGAACTGGCGCCGCTGCGCATCACCGGCATGAACCCAATCGGGCGTTACGCCTATCAGATCAAGTTCAGCGACGGACATGATTCAGGGATCTACACGTACGAGTATCTGTACGCGCTCGGCACGCCGGCTTGA
- a CDS encoding alkaline phosphatase D family protein: protein MCAQRIHIPGRTWNRRQVLALGGSMLAAWPTLGGVASAAFRRNVGLGDYPFSLGVASGDPSPDGFVVWTRLAPKPLEHDGGMPTENVEVRWTVCHDEAMTKVAAQGTAIATPDMGHAVHVEVPGLDPNRWYFYQFAAAGEVSPKGRARTAPNPNDMLSQLKFAFASCQHYESGYYTAYDHMVQEGFDVVAHLGDYIYEREGKEGKLRVHAGPYIDSLGDYRVRHAQYKTDPHLQAAHAMCPWLVTWDDHEFDNNCAGDVPEHPEAKRNQGDKFMQRRARAYKAYYENMPLRSAQLPTGPDMQLYRSVKFGRLVDFDVLDTRQYRTDQPCGDGNKPPCDEVFNPEATILGAKQEDWLTHQFENSDSVWNVLAQQVMMGRVDRDSSEKVSYSMDQWPGYEVNRLRMLNFFKQHPDKNPVVLTGDIHCNWANDLQVNCEDVDSPAVAVEFVGTSITSGGDGSEQRDDTPLVLAQNPFVKFNNYERGYVACEISPKTWTTHYRTVPFVTKPGAPLNTRASFVVEAGKPGLNQA, encoded by the coding sequence ATGTGCGCCCAACGTATTCATATCCCCGGCCGTACCTGGAATCGTCGTCAGGTTTTGGCCCTTGGCGGCTCGATGTTGGCCGCGTGGCCGACGTTGGGTGGAGTCGCTTCGGCGGCGTTTCGCCGGAACGTTGGGCTAGGCGACTATCCGTTTTCGCTGGGGGTCGCTTCGGGCGATCCGAGCCCGGACGGTTTTGTCGTGTGGACTCGTCTGGCGCCGAAGCCGCTGGAGCATGACGGCGGGATGCCGACCGAAAACGTGGAAGTCCGCTGGACCGTCTGTCACGACGAAGCGATGACCAAGGTCGCCGCTCAGGGGACTGCGATCGCGACGCCCGACATGGGACACGCGGTCCATGTCGAAGTGCCGGGGCTCGATCCGAATCGCTGGTACTTCTACCAATTCGCCGCCGCCGGCGAAGTCAGCCCGAAGGGACGTGCTCGCACGGCGCCGAACCCGAACGACATGTTGTCGCAACTGAAGTTCGCGTTCGCCTCGTGTCAGCATTATGAGTCCGGCTACTACACCGCCTACGACCATATGGTGCAGGAAGGGTTCGACGTCGTCGCGCACCTGGGGGACTACATCTACGAACGAGAGGGGAAAGAAGGGAAGCTCCGCGTGCATGCCGGACCGTACATCGATAGCCTCGGCGACTATCGCGTGCGTCACGCGCAGTACAAGACCGATCCGCATCTCCAGGCCGCACATGCGATGTGCCCGTGGTTGGTGACCTGGGACGATCATGAATTTGATAACAACTGCGCCGGCGACGTTCCCGAGCATCCCGAAGCGAAACGGAACCAAGGCGACAAGTTCATGCAGCGTCGCGCTCGCGCCTACAAAGCGTATTACGAAAACATGCCCCTTCGCTCGGCCCAACTGCCGACCGGACCTGACATGCAACTGTATCGCAGCGTGAAGTTCGGCCGTCTGGTCGACTTCGACGTGCTGGATACGCGACAGTATCGGACCGATCAGCCGTGCGGCGACGGAAACAAGCCGCCGTGCGACGAAGTTTTCAATCCGGAAGCGACGATTCTCGGCGCGAAGCAGGAAGATTGGCTGACCCATCAGTTCGAGAATTCCGACAGCGTCTGGAATGTGCTCGCTCAGCAAGTGATGATGGGACGCGTCGATCGCGATTCGAGCGAAAAGGTCTCCTACTCGATGGATCAGTGGCCGGGTTACGAAGTTAATCGACTGCGGATGCTGAACTTCTTCAAGCAACATCCGGACAAGAACCCGGTCGTCCTCACTGGCGACATTCACTGCAACTGGGCGAACGACCTGCAGGTTAACTGCGAGGACGTCGATTCGCCGGCTGTCGCCGTCGAGTTCGTCGGTACGTCGATCACCTCAGGCGGCGATGGCTCCGAGCAGCGAGACGACACGCCGCTGGTGCTCGCCCAGAACCCGTTCGTGAAGTTCAACAACTACGAACGGGGCTACGTCGCTTGTGAGATTTCGCCGAAGACCTGGACGACTCACTACCGCACGGTGCCGTTCGTCACCAAGCCGGGCGCTCCGCTCAACACGCGAGCCAGCTTCGTCGTCGAAGCCGGCAAGCCGGGCTTGAATCAAGCGTAA